In the genome of Leptolyngbya subtilissima AS-A7, one region contains:
- a CDS encoding GGDEF domain-containing protein, whose product MPAESEPPAELEASPSDLGGDIASANGAGANLPLDAALPWSIFEAALDAMLIVNDAGYYVAANPAACALLELPQADLIGRRVADFLSLDTDFETVWQDFLAAGQMRGEQQLQLDNGTVKTVEFAATAHVQPNRHLSILRNISDRKRFEAERDALSRQLEQWVISSSEKIEITQAELRSQQQRIDSILNSLECVVWSVDPLTLETIYVNAAATALYGHPPEAFLADADLWFNCIHPDDYPLLLADIEALGYQGKIDREYRIFRADGTLCWVRGQARLVRDDVGNPLRIDGTTLDISDRKRAEFALKDHQATQQALLEAIPDLMMRIDENGNILDLISGGEIILYGPIVPERGQSLYVSFPKELADQRMHYIRIALSTGTRQRYEHTIEINGELRHEESRVVPISQNEVLVIVRDITERKRAEVTQADLNQKLKLVNAELNRLATVDGLTEIANRRSFDQALDLEWQRARRQQKHLSLILCDIDYFKPYNDNYGHLAGDDCLRRVAQMLSNVVKRPGDLVARYGGEEFVLLLPDTTLDGSIEIVEKVQAAIAQCPLPHDYSEVSSNLTLSFGLVCHCPAVKEHSPRELIHRADLALYEAKAQGRNRYVVGDSFT is encoded by the coding sequence TTGCCTGCAGAGTCCGAGCCCCCCGCTGAGTTGGAAGCATCCCCGTCAGATCTTGGCGGGGATATTGCTAGCGCGAACGGAGCCGGGGCTAATCTGCCGTTAGATGCAGCCCTGCCCTGGAGCATCTTTGAGGCCGCCCTTGATGCCATGCTCATTGTCAATGACGCCGGGTATTATGTGGCGGCTAACCCAGCGGCCTGCGCACTGCTAGAGCTGCCCCAGGCAGACTTAATCGGGCGACGAGTGGCCGATTTTTTGTCCTTGGATACGGATTTTGAGACGGTCTGGCAGGATTTTTTGGCGGCGGGGCAGATGCGGGGGGAACAGCAGCTGCAGCTCGACAACGGCACTGTCAAAACGGTGGAGTTTGCAGCGACGGCTCACGTTCAGCCCAATCGTCATCTGTCGATTTTGCGGAATATTAGCGATCGCAAGCGGTTTGAAGCCGAGCGCGATGCCCTGTCTCGGCAGCTAGAGCAGTGGGTAATTAGCAGCTCTGAAAAAATAGAGATTACCCAGGCCGAGCTGCGATCGCAGCAGCAGCGCATCGATAGCATTCTCAACTCGCTAGAGTGCGTGGTGTGGTCAGTTGACCCTTTAACGCTGGAGACCATCTACGTCAATGCTGCCGCTACTGCCCTTTACGGCCACCCCCCAGAGGCTTTTTTAGCGGATGCCGACCTCTGGTTTAACTGCATTCACCCCGACGATTACCCGCTGCTTTTGGCCGACATTGAGGCCTTGGGCTACCAAGGCAAAATCGACCGGGAGTATCGGATCTTTCGCGCCGATGGCACCCTGTGTTGGGTGCGTGGGCAGGCCCGCCTAGTGCGCGATGATGTGGGCAACCCCCTCCGCATTGACGGCACTACGCTAGATATCAGCGATCGCAAACGGGCAGAATTTGCGCTCAAAGACCACCAGGCCACTCAGCAGGCCCTTCTCGAAGCCATCCCCGACCTGATGATGCGCATCGACGAAAACGGCAATATTCTCGACCTGATTTCGGGCGGCGAGATTATCCTCTACGGCCCCATTGTCCCCGAGCGCGGACAGTCGCTTTACGTCAGCTTTCCTAAGGAGCTGGCCGACCAGCGCATGCACTACATACGGATTGCCCTATCTACGGGCACCCGGCAGCGCTACGAACACACTATTGAGATCAACGGCGAACTGCGCCACGAAGAGTCGCGGGTGGTGCCCATTAGCCAAAACGAGGTGCTGGTGATTGTGCGCGATATTACCGAGCGCAAGCGAGCCGAAGTCACCCAGGCTGACCTTAATCAAAAACTCAAGCTGGTCAATGCCGAGCTCAACCGACTGGCTACCGTCGATGGTCTCACCGAAATTGCCAACCGCCGCAGTTTTGACCAGGCCCTCGATCTAGAGTGGCAGCGGGCCCGCCGCCAGCAAAAACATTTGTCGCTAATTCTCTGCGACATTGACTACTTCAAGCCCTACAACGACAACTATGGTCACCTGGCAGGCGACGACTGCCTGCGCCGGGTGGCCCAGATGCTGAGCAACGTGGTCAAGCGGCCGGGGGATCTGGTCGCCCGCTACGGCGGCGAAGAATTTGTGCTGCTGCTGCCCGATACCACCCTCGATGGCAGCATTGAGATCGTTGAAAAAGTTCAGGCGGCGATCGCCCAGTGCCCGCTGCCCCATGATTATTCAGAGGTGAGCTCAAACTTAACCCTGAGCTTTGGCCTCGTGTGCCACTGCCCTGCCGTCAAAGAGCACTCTCCCAGGGAGCTAATCCATCGCGCCGACCTGGCCCTCTACGAGGCCAAAGCCCAGGGCCGCAACCGGTATGTGGTCGGCGACAGCTTTACCTAG
- a CDS encoding AbrB/MazE/SpoVT family DNA-binding domain-containing protein yields MLTKLTDQNKITLPPSVTEALGPVEYFEITLENGQIILTPVKVQRSDAVREKLAELNITEQDIADAIAWSRGSSTPQ; encoded by the coding sequence GTGCTGACTAAACTTACCGATCAGAATAAAATTACCCTGCCGCCGAGCGTAACTGAGGCACTTGGCCCAGTTGAGTACTTTGAAATAACCCTCGAAAATGGGCAGATCATTCTTACTCCCGTCAAAGTTCAACGGTCTGATGCTGTTAGAGAAAAGCTAGCTGAACTGAACATTACAGAGCAGGATATTGCTGATGCTATAGCTTGGTCTCGCGGCAGTTCTACGCCTCAGTGA
- a CDS encoding AAA family ATPase, producing the protein MNDFFKGFEQLLELAKTLEEKAESGELKTNVQINARGMGSIPRQGNIPNIGVSRMNRTPGDSAPIPDPAVEEVIITPPPAGDNSPSSSPSPSSPPPSSPHHPTMGDVGGLSATLQELRELVEIPLKRPDVLAKLGLEPTRGVLLVGPPGTGKTLTARSLAEDLGVNYIAIVGPEVMGKYYGEAEQRLRTIFEKAKKAAPCLVFIDEIDSLAPDRSKVEGEVEKRLVATLLGLMDGFAQTKGVIVLAATNRPDHIDPALRRPGRFDREVQFRVPDRAGRLEILQIQTRDMPLQGVDLDAIADLAVGMVGADLKALCQKAAYFALRRQVPDLAGPVPDTMTLVHADFLQAIKEIKPSVLRSVEVESPAIAWEDIGGLESIKQTLQESVEGALLYPELYAQTGAKAPRGLLLWGPPGTGKTLLAKAVAAQARANFIAVNGPELLSRWVGAAEQAVRELFAKARQAAPCVVFIDEIDTLVPARGQYQGDSGVSDRVVGQLLTELDGLQGCTNVLLIGATNRPSALDPAILRAGRIDLQLEISLPDAAGRLAILQVHNSDRPLDAVDLNDWSTRTDGWNGADLALLSNQAALEAVREYRAQGMADPSQIRIAAHHWEQAHQAILSQRSSVANRG; encoded by the coding sequence ATGAATGACTTCTTCAAAGGCTTTGAACAACTGCTCGAACTGGCTAAAACTCTAGAAGAAAAAGCCGAAAGCGGCGAGCTTAAAACCAACGTGCAGATCAACGCTCGGGGCATGGGCAGCATTCCCCGCCAGGGCAACATCCCTAACATCGGCGTCAGCCGCATGAACCGCACCCCTGGAGATAGCGCCCCTATCCCCGATCCCGCCGTCGAAGAAGTCATCATCACCCCACCCCCCGCTGGCGACAACTCCCCATCCTCCTCACCTTCCCCATCCTCCCCACCCCCCTCATCTCCCCATCACCCCACCATGGGCGATGTCGGTGGCCTCTCTGCCACCCTGCAAGAGCTGCGCGAACTGGTGGAAATTCCCCTCAAGCGCCCCGACGTGCTGGCCAAGCTGGGTCTAGAGCCCACGCGTGGTGTGCTGTTGGTTGGCCCTCCCGGCACGGGCAAAACCCTCACCGCCCGCTCCCTAGCCGAAGACCTGGGCGTCAACTACATTGCGATCGTCGGCCCCGAGGTGATGGGCAAATACTACGGCGAGGCCGAGCAGCGCCTGCGGACCATTTTTGAGAAGGCCAAGAAAGCTGCCCCCTGCCTGGTGTTTATCGACGAAATCGACAGCTTGGCCCCCGATCGCAGCAAGGTCGAAGGCGAGGTCGAAAAGCGCTTGGTCGCCACCCTGCTGGGTCTGATGGATGGCTTTGCCCAAACCAAGGGCGTGATCGTGCTGGCCGCCACCAACCGACCCGATCACATTGACCCTGCCCTGCGCCGCCCCGGTCGCTTCGATCGCGAGGTGCAGTTTCGCGTGCCCGATCGCGCGGGTCGCCTCGAAATCCTTCAGATTCAAACCCGCGACATGCCGCTACAGGGCGTGGATTTGGATGCGATCGCCGATCTGGCGGTCGGCATGGTGGGGGCCGACCTCAAGGCCCTCTGCCAAAAAGCCGCCTACTTTGCCCTGCGTCGTCAGGTGCCTGATCTGGCTGGCCCTGTACCCGACACCATGACCCTGGTGCACGCCGACTTTCTTCAGGCAATTAAAGAAATCAAGCCCTCGGTGCTGCGATCGGTGGAGGTGGAGTCGCCTGCGATCGCCTGGGAAGACATCGGCGGCTTAGAGTCTATTAAACAAACCCTGCAAGAATCGGTGGAAGGGGCTTTGCTCTACCCCGAACTCTACGCCCAAACGGGGGCCAAAGCGCCCCGAGGACTGCTGCTGTGGGGGCCTCCCGGCACGGGCAAAACCCTGCTGGCCAAAGCTGTGGCTGCCCAGGCTCGGGCCAACTTTATCGCTGTCAACGGTCCCGAGCTGCTGAGCCGCTGGGTCGGTGCGGCTGAACAAGCGGTGCGAGAGCTGTTTGCCAAGGCCCGTCAGGCCGCGCCCTGTGTCGTATTCATTGATGAGATCGACACCCTGGTGCCCGCTCGGGGCCAGTACCAAGGCGACTCGGGCGTGAGCGATCGCGTCGTCGGTCAACTGCTGACTGAGTTAGATGGTCTCCAGGGCTGCACCAATGTGCTGCTAATTGGGGCGACTAACCGCCCCAGTGCCCTCGACCCCGCGATTCTGCGCGCTGGCCGCATCGATCTCCAGCTCGAGATCAGCCTGCCCGATGCGGCGGGCCGGCTGGCGATTTTGCAGGTGCACAACAGCGATCGCCCTCTCGACGCCGTCGATCTTAACGACTGGTCTACCCGCACCGACGGCTGGAACGGTGCCGACCTGGCCCTACTCAGCAACCAAGCGGCCCTCGAAGCCGTGCGTGAATACCGCGCCCAGGGCATGGCTGACCCCAGCCAAATTCGCATTGCGGCCCACCACTGGGAGCAGGCCCACCAGGCGATTCTTAGCCAGCGCAGCTCGGTGGCGAATCGGGGATAA
- a CDS encoding MGH1-like glycoside hydrolase domain-containing protein, with translation MNPEHQRLKATHTSQTPWQKWGPYLSDRQWGTVREDYSATGAAWNYFSHQQSHSRAYRWGEDGLGGICDDQQLLCFALALWNGNDPVLKERLFGLTGDQGNHGEDVKEYYFYLDSTPTHSYLKFLYKYPQAEYPYADLVTENQRRGYDQPEYELLDTGVFNENRYFDVFVEYAKADPEDILIAIEIVNRGPEPAKIHLLPTLWFRNTWAWGEDVKKPKFCRGKRPAPTGDVVIEASHPTLGNYWLHCEGEPTNGGNLPLYFTENETNYAAVFGGDNASPYVKDSIHNTVIHGQKDAVNSAQVGTKVSPHYRLSLNPGERRTVRLRLTHQSTVEHPFGTDFETMLQTRRQEADDFYRALTPFELSDEQRQIQRQAIAGLLWSKQVYRYSVEQWLKGDTTMPEPPQGRSRNRQWQHIDTAEIISMPDKWEYPWFAAWDLAFHCIPLAMVDPEFAKQQLDLLTREWYMHPNGQLPAYEWAFGDVNPPVHAWATWRVYKIAQKMTGPGVDHRPFLERVFQKLLLNFTWWVNRKDAEGKNVFEGGFLGLDNIGVFDRSAPLPTGGTLEQSDGTSWMAMYCLNMLEMALELALENPVYEDMATKFFEHFIYIADAMNHIGDDQTRLWNEEDGFFYDVLHLPDGDGPSGPACDHRIQMKIRSLVGLIPLCAVMTLEPETLEKLPDFAERLEWFIQNRPNLKRNVACMETKGQEARRMLALCYATLGQVEPRDRLRRLLEKLLDESEFLSPYGIRALSKYHAEHPYRFHADGQEYRVDYEPAESSSGLFGGNSNWRGPIWFPVNYLLIESLQKFHHYLGDDYKVECPTGSGQWMNLWEVASELSQRLIAIFEPRSGGDRPVNGSSSPFQHDPHWRDYVLFYEYFHGDNGVGLGASHQTGWTGLVAKLIQQQAEYTRDCQRDT, from the coding sequence ATGAACCCAGAGCACCAGCGCCTCAAAGCGACCCACACATCGCAAACGCCGTGGCAAAAATGGGGGCCATACCTGAGCGATCGCCAGTGGGGCACCGTGCGCGAAGACTACAGTGCTACGGGTGCAGCGTGGAATTATTTCTCTCACCAGCAGTCGCACTCGCGGGCCTACCGCTGGGGCGAGGACGGCTTGGGTGGCATTTGTGATGACCAGCAGCTGCTCTGCTTTGCTCTGGCCCTGTGGAATGGGAACGATCCTGTGCTCAAAGAGCGCTTGTTTGGATTGACTGGCGACCAGGGCAACCACGGCGAAGACGTGAAGGAATACTACTTTTACCTCGATAGCACTCCCACCCACAGCTATCTAAAGTTTCTCTACAAATATCCCCAGGCCGAGTACCCCTACGCTGACTTAGTAACCGAAAACCAGCGGCGCGGGTACGACCAGCCCGAGTACGAGCTGCTAGATACAGGTGTTTTCAACGAGAATCGCTATTTTGATGTATTCGTGGAATACGCCAAGGCCGACCCCGAAGACATTCTAATTGCCATTGAAATCGTCAATCGCGGTCCTGAGCCAGCTAAAATCCACCTGCTACCAACGCTGTGGTTTCGTAATACCTGGGCCTGGGGTGAAGACGTAAAGAAGCCCAAGTTCTGTAGGGGCAAACGGCCTGCCCCTACAGGGGATGTTGTGATTGAAGCATCCCACCCCACGTTGGGGAACTACTGGCTCCACTGCGAGGGGGAACCGACTAATGGTGGAAACCTACCCCTCTATTTCACCGAGAACGAGACTAATTATGCGGCAGTATTTGGGGGCGACAATGCCTCCCCCTACGTCAAAGACAGCATTCACAACACGGTAATTCACGGGCAAAAAGATGCGGTCAATTCCGCTCAGGTGGGCACCAAAGTCTCGCCCCACTATCGCCTTTCCCTGAATCCAGGGGAGCGGCGGACAGTTCGACTGCGGCTGACCCATCAGTCCACTGTGGAACATCCCTTCGGTACCGACTTTGAGACGATGCTCCAAACTCGGCGACAGGAGGCAGACGATTTCTACCGCGCCCTCACTCCCTTTGAGCTGAGCGACGAGCAGCGGCAGATTCAGCGGCAGGCGATCGCAGGCCTCCTCTGGAGCAAGCAGGTCTACCGCTACTCGGTGGAACAATGGCTTAAGGGCGACACCACCATGCCAGAGCCGCCGCAGGGCCGCAGCCGCAACCGCCAGTGGCAGCACATCGACACCGCCGAAATCATCTCCATGCCTGACAAGTGGGAGTACCCCTGGTTTGCCGCCTGGGATTTGGCCTTCCACTGCATTCCCCTAGCCATGGTTGACCCCGAGTTTGCCAAACAGCAGCTCGACCTGCTAACGCGGGAGTGGTATATGCACCCCAACGGCCAGCTGCCCGCTTACGAGTGGGCCTTTGGCGATGTCAACCCACCCGTCCACGCCTGGGCCACCTGGCGGGTCTACAAGATTGCCCAAAAAATGACTGGGCCAGGTGTTGACCATCGCCCCTTTCTAGAGCGCGTCTTTCAGAAATTGCTGCTCAACTTTACCTGGTGGGTCAACCGCAAAGACGCCGAGGGCAAAAACGTGTTTGAAGGCGGCTTTTTGGGCCTCGACAACATCGGCGTGTTTGACCGCAGCGCCCCGCTGCCCACGGGCGGCACCCTAGAGCAGTCGGACGGCACCAGCTGGATGGCGATGTACTGCCTCAATATGCTGGAGATGGCGCTAGAACTGGCTTTGGAGAACCCGGTCTACGAAGACATGGCCACCAAATTCTTCGAGCACTTTATCTACATCGCCGACGCCATGAACCACATCGGCGACGACCAAACCCGCCTGTGGAACGAGGAGGATGGTTTTTTCTACGACGTACTGCACCTGCCCGACGGCGATGGCCCCTCAGGGCCAGCTTGCGACCATCGCATTCAGATGAAAATTCGCTCGCTGGTCGGGCTAATTCCCCTCTGCGCAGTCATGACTCTGGAGCCCGAAACCTTGGAGAAACTGCCCGACTTCGCCGAAAGGCTGGAGTGGTTCATTCAAAATCGCCCCAACCTCAAGCGCAATGTCGCCTGTATGGAAACGAAGGGGCAGGAGGCGCGGCGCATGCTGGCTCTATGCTATGCCACCCTGGGCCAGGTCGAACCGCGCGATCGTCTCCGCCGCCTGCTCGAAAAACTGTTAGATGAGTCCGAATTCCTCAGCCCCTACGGCATTCGCGCCCTGTCGAAATACCACGCCGAGCACCCCTATCGGTTCCACGCCGACGGGCAAGAATATCGGGTGGATTACGAACCCGCCGAGTCGAGCAGCGGGCTATTTGGCGGCAACTCCAACTGGCGGGGACCGATCTGGTTTCCGGTCAACTATTTGCTCATTGAGTCGCTGCAAAAGTTTCACCACTACCTGGGCGACGACTACAAAGTTGAATGCCCCACCGGTTCTGGGCAGTGGATGAACCTATGGGAGGTCGCCAGTGAGCTATCCCAGCGGCTAATCGCCATTTTTGAGCCTAGGTCAGGAGGCGATCGCCCCGTCAACGGCAGTAGCAGCCCTTTTCAGCATGATCCTCACTGGCGCGACTACGTGCTGTTTTACGAATACTTCCACGGCGACAATGGGGTCGGGCTAGGGGCCAGCCACCAAACCGGCTGGACAGGGTTAGTCGCCAAACTAATTCAGCAGCAGGCCGAATATACCCGCGATTGCCAAAGGGATACCTGA
- a CDS encoding putative toxin-antitoxin system toxin component, PIN family yields the protein MTLELRVVLDTNVLISALVFKQGILATLRQTWQGKDFTPLVSRATVTELIRVLAYPKFRLTKAEQEELLADYLPYCSVISMPPEPPAVPDCRDPFDMPFLQLALVGQADYLVTGDRDLLNLASPFEIPIVNAEQFLAILSP from the coding sequence ATGACTCTCGAACTCAGGGTCGTACTGGATACAAATGTGCTAATTTCAGCCCTAGTATTTAAGCAAGGGATCTTAGCTACCCTGCGCCAGACTTGGCAGGGCAAAGACTTTACGCCGCTAGTTTCTCGGGCCACAGTTACAGAGTTGATCCGAGTGCTAGCCTATCCAAAATTTAGGCTCACCAAGGCGGAGCAGGAAGAACTACTGGCGGACTACCTGCCCTATTGCAGCGTCATATCAATGCCACCGGAACCACCAGCAGTTCCAGACTGTCGAGATCCGTTTGATATGCCGTTTTTGCAGTTGGCATTAGTAGGTCAGGCAGATTATTTGGTTACGGGCGATCGCGATCTGCTCAACCTAGCCTCCCCGTTTGAAATACCCATCGTCAATGCTGAGCAGTTCTTGGCGATCCTCTCTCCGTAA
- the xseA gene encoding exodeoxyribonuclease VII large subunit, whose amino-acid sequence MTNPEFNLATAPAALSVGGLVDYIKAVLEDDPTLRQVWVVGEVSSANNHAKGLFFTLTDPDTGAAINAVAWRSQQARLTTLPAVGEQVIALGTVKVYPQRSSYQLTVWQVLPSGDGLKALRYRQLRQRLAAEGLFDPEFKRPLPALPQTIAVVSSPQAAAWGDIQRSLRHHHPGLHILFSPATVQGDTAPASIVAAMERVAADGRAEVLILARGGGASEDLECFDDERVVRAIANCPIPVVTGIGHQRDESLADLAADLCAHTPTAAAIAAVPALADLIDAHRQRVALLKTLTTEHLLDAQTDVHRLGKRLLHTRLDQRVQQQIVHLKQLKRRLVQGVQVEMRQASDRTAALRSHLMTLDPDTVVRRGYALVRDEANQLVTQAQSTIPGQTLQIQLAQGHLTVQVTQVHPSNP is encoded by the coding sequence ATGACTAACCCTGAGTTTAATCTGGCTACGGCCCCAGCAGCCTTGAGCGTCGGCGGTTTGGTCGACTACATTAAGGCCGTTTTAGAAGACGACCCCACCCTGCGCCAGGTCTGGGTCGTGGGGGAAGTGTCGAGCGCTAATAACCACGCCAAGGGGCTGTTTTTTACCCTCACTGACCCCGACACTGGAGCTGCCATCAATGCTGTAGCCTGGCGCAGCCAGCAGGCGCGGCTCACGACCTTACCTGCCGTCGGTGAACAAGTGATCGCCCTAGGCACGGTAAAGGTCTACCCCCAGCGCAGCAGCTATCAGCTAACGGTGTGGCAGGTGCTGCCCAGCGGCGACGGCCTCAAGGCTCTGCGCTACCGCCAGCTGCGCCAGCGGCTCGCTGCTGAGGGTTTGTTTGACCCCGAGTTTAAGCGCCCACTGCCTGCCCTGCCCCAGACCATAGCCGTGGTGTCGTCTCCCCAAGCGGCGGCTTGGGGAGACATTCAGCGATCGCTGCGCCACCACCACCCCGGCCTACACATTCTCTTTTCGCCCGCCACGGTGCAGGGTGACACCGCCCCTGCCTCTATCGTTGCCGCCATGGAGCGAGTCGCCGCCGATGGTCGCGCCGAGGTGCTGATTTTGGCTCGCGGCGGCGGGGCCAGCGAAGATCTGGAGTGTTTCGACGACGAGCGGGTGGTGCGGGCGATCGCCAACTGCCCGATCCCGGTCGTGACAGGCATCGGCCATCAGCGCGACGAATCGCTGGCGGATCTGGCGGCGGATCTGTGTGCCCATACGCCGACTGCTGCTGCGATCGCCGCCGTCCCAGCCCTAGCCGATCTGATCGACGCTCACCGCCAGCGCGTAGCCCTGCTCAAAACCCTGACTACTGAGCATTTGCTCGATGCCCAAACCGATGTGCACCGCCTGGGCAAGCGATTACTGCACACCCGCCTCGACCAACGGGTGCAGCAGCAGATCGTTCACCTCAAGCAGCTCAAGCGCCGCCTAGTGCAGGGAGTACAGGTGGAAATGCGGCAGGCGAGCGATCGCACCGCCGCCCTGCGGAGCCACCTCATGACCCTTGACCCCGACACCGTCGTTAGGCGAGGCTATGCCCTAGTGCGCGACGAAGCTAACCAGCTCGTCACCCAGGCCCAATCCACCATCCCCGGCCAAACCCTCCAAATCCAGCTCGCCCAGGGCCACCTCACCGTCCAAGTCACCCAAGTCCATCCCTCCAACCCCTAA
- a CDS encoding CPBP family glutamic-type intramembrane protease, with protein sequence MQHLRLSAYIALRLTLHRLRQAATTWPPAQDWVLAAGLTVALGLVTIPLGLHSHFLAPTLADITWGDGLRLAARVLLVPALLEEGFWRVLLLPHPTEIMSDRRRWRLGLPMLGLFVVMHPLNAMALYPVAFTTFSNPVFLLSAALLGLICTIVYWKSGSWWVVAAMHWLVVMVWLVFLGGYSALSL encoded by the coding sequence TTGCAACACCTTCGCCTTAGCGCTTATATTGCCCTCCGACTCACCCTGCACCGGTTGCGGCAGGCCGCGACTACCTGGCCCCCGGCCCAGGACTGGGTGCTAGCGGCTGGGCTAACTGTGGCGCTGGGGCTAGTAACTATTCCCTTAGGGTTGCACAGCCATTTTTTGGCCCCCACCCTGGCCGACATTACCTGGGGCGACGGACTGCGGCTAGCGGCGCGCGTGCTGCTGGTGCCTGCCCTGCTCGAAGAGGGGTTTTGGCGGGTGCTGCTGCTGCCCCACCCGACGGAGATCATGAGCGATCGCCGGCGCTGGCGGCTGGGTCTGCCCATGCTGGGTCTGTTTGTCGTCATGCATCCCCTCAATGCTATGGCGCTCTACCCCGTGGCTTTTACCACCTTTAGCAACCCAGTGTTTTTGTTGTCGGCCGCTCTGCTGGGCTTGATCTGCACCATTGTTTACTGGAAGTCGGGTTCCTGGTGGGTGGTGGCGGCCATGCACTGGCTGGTGGTGATGGTGTGGCTGGTGTTTTTGGGCGGTTACAGCGCCTTGAGCCTCTAG
- the xseB gene encoding exodeoxyribonuclease VII small subunit, with protein sequence MPKKAADAWSYETTVANVEAIIADLESGSLPLAAVLSQFEQAVQALQQCETYLNEKQQQVDLLIETLADH encoded by the coding sequence ATGCCCAAGAAAGCCGCCGACGCCTGGAGCTACGAAACCACCGTCGCCAATGTAGAAGCAATCATCGCCGACCTCGAATCGGGCAGCCTGCCCTTAGCGGCGGTGCTGAGTCAGTTTGAGCAGGCCGTACAGGCCCTCCAGCAGTGCGAAACCTACCTGAACGAAAAACAGCAGCAGGTGGATCTGCTAATTGAGACCCTAGCCGACCACTGA
- a CDS encoding MATE family efflux transporter produces MGRNTTPSSSLAGAANSSAFLPSFLKLAAANIISNLMVPLAGLVDTAFLGHLDDISHLGGVALATVIFNVVYWSFGFLRMGTTGTTAQARGRDDRDELWLILLRNGLIALSFGVAILLLQVPIRDLGFALLSAEPDVRAAGMAFYNARIWDAPAVLMNLVLMGWFLGREKSRRVIALSLVGNGSNVVFNTIFINGLGWASTGAGLGTALSQYVTLAVGLSLLAREGGFQKLWAVVPQGWNLQAIKGLFLLNRDILVRTFALVLSFALFTNFSSALGRETLAANTLLLQVVTLSAYFIDGIAFATESFAGRYYGSGDRTHLRRLLTLGGLTSIALGLSFALSFVLFPAPLFGLLTGHQSVIAIVETYVGWLIPILGLGAIAYMLDGYFLGLTAGPVLRNATVLAAGVGFLPLALLAQSLGSAHLLWLALVGLMAARALTLLWAVPKSLA; encoded by the coding sequence ATGGGCCGAAACACAACACCATCTTCGAGCCTTGCTGGCGCGGCCAACTCCTCAGCCTTTCTGCCCAGCTTTCTGAAGCTGGCAGCAGCTAACATCATCTCGAACCTGATGGTGCCCCTAGCAGGCCTGGTGGATACGGCCTTTCTTGGCCATTTAGACGATATTAGTCACTTGGGTGGGGTGGCCCTGGCCACGGTAATTTTCAACGTGGTGTACTGGAGTTTCGGCTTTTTGCGCATGGGCACCACAGGCACCACGGCCCAGGCCCGAGGTCGGGACGACAGAGACGAACTGTGGCTGATTCTGCTGCGCAATGGGCTGATTGCCTTGAGTTTTGGGGTGGCAATTTTGCTGCTTCAGGTGCCGATTCGCGACCTTGGCTTTGCTCTGCTCAGCGCTGAACCCGATGTCAGAGCAGCGGGCATGGCTTTCTACAACGCCCGCATTTGGGATGCCCCAGCAGTGCTGATGAATCTGGTGCTAATGGGCTGGTTTTTGGGCCGTGAAAAAAGCCGCCGGGTGATTGCGCTATCGCTGGTGGGCAACGGCAGCAACGTGGTATTCAACACTATTTTTATCAATGGGCTGGGCTGGGCGAGCACCGGGGCGGGGTTGGGCACCGCCCTCAGCCAATACGTGACCTTGGCAGTAGGGCTGAGCCTGCTGGCTAGAGAAGGCGGCTTCCAAAAGCTCTGGGCAGTAGTGCCCCAGGGGTGGAATCTGCAGGCAATTAAAGGGCTGTTTCTGCTGAACCGCGACATTTTGGTGCGCACCTTTGCTCTGGTGCTGAGCTTTGCGCTGTTTACTAATTTCAGCTCAGCCCTGGGAAGAGAAACCCTGGCGGCGAATACGCTGCTGCTGCAAGTGGTGACGCTCTCGGCCTACTTTATCGACGGCATCGCCTTTGCTACGGAAAGCTTTGCGGGACGATATTACGGCAGCGGCGATCGCACCCACCTGCGCCGTCTGTTAACCCTGGGAGGGCTCACCAGCATCGCGTTAGGGTTATCCTTCGCGTTGTCTTTTGTGCTGTTTCCAGCGCCGCTGTTTGGTCTGCTGACGGGCCACCAATCGGTGATTGCGATCGTAGAAACCTACGTGGGATGGTTAATTCCTATTTTGGGATTGGGCGCGATCGCCTACATGCTTGACGGCTACTTTCTCGGTCTTACCGCTGGCCCAGTGCTGCGCAACGCTACAGTGCTAGCTGCCGGGGTTGGCTTTTTACCCCTAGCCCTGCTGGCCCAATCTTTGGGTAGTGCTCATCTGCTGTGGCTGGCCCTGGTAGGGTTGATGGCCGCCCGCGCCCTCACCCTACTCTGGGCTGTACCAAAGTCGTTGGCCTGA